NNNNNNNNNNNNNNNNNNNNNNNNNNNNNNNNNNNNNNNNNNNNNNNNNNNNNNNNNNNNNNNNNNNNNNNNNNNNNNNNNNNNNNNNNNNNNNNNNNNNNNNNNNNNNNNNNNNNNNNNNNNNNNNNNNNNNNNNGGTTCCAACTTTCTGATGTGGAGCAGACAGGTTCATGCTCTGCTTGATGGTTACGACTTGGCCGACTACATTGAAGGCTTCATCGTCGTGCCCTCCGCAACGATTACCTCTGAAGACGGTATCACAACCAACCCGACTTACACTCTCTGGAAAAGACAGGATCGCCTGATTTACAGTTCCTTACTCGGTGCAATCACACCCACGATTCAACCCATCATGTCCACTGCGTCAACTGCATCAGAGATCTGGCAAACCCTCACCATGACTTATGCGAAACCAAGTAGAGCTCATGTCAAGCAGATTCGTCAACAGATTCAAAACTGGAAGAAAGGCAGTAAGTCTATCAATGAGTACTTTCAAGGACTTACAACATGATTTGATGAACTCGCCTTACTTGGAAAGGCCCTTGATCATGAGGATCAAATTGAGTTTGTATTGGATGGTCTTCTTGAAGAATACAAGACCATTGCTGACCAGATTGATGGCCGTGAAACTCCTCCTTCGTTGCCTGAGATTCATGAAAAACTTCTTAATCAAGAAGCAAAACTTCAGACCATCGCTACTCCAGTGACACCAGCCCCTGTTACAGCCAACTTCACTAATCACAAAGGCTCTTTCAATCAAAACCGTGGCAACCACAACAACAACAACTCGCGCTGTGGAGGCTACCGTGTGAACCAAACCTGGCAACAATGACAATTGGTCTCCTCACCACAGCAGAACAGCTCACGTGGTTATCATGGGAAGTATCAAATCTGCAGTGTCTTCGGACACAGTGCACGTCGGTATCCTCAACTTCATGGTGGTGGCTCCTCCAACTACAATCAAATGCCCTCTCAGAACAATCCCTCCTGGCAGCCTCGAGCAAACGCAGCACAAGCCACACTCTACAATCCAAACGCGTGGCTCTTGGACAGTGGTGCGACGCACCATCTAACCTATGACTTGAACAATCTTGCTTTACATCAACCGTATACTGGTGGTGATGAAGTCGCTATTGCAGACGGTTCAGGTTTGAAAATCACACATATTGGTTCTGCTTCTCTTCCTGCAGCTTCCATATCAGTTAAGCTTAAAGATATTCTATGTGTTCCAAGTGTAAACAAAAACTTGATTTCAGTTTACTGTCTTTGCAATACTAATCAAGTTTCTGTGGAATTCTTTCCTGCATCTTTTCTGGTGAAGGATCTCAGCACGGGGGTCCGGTTGCTTCAAGGTCGCACGAGGAATGATTTGTATGAGTGGCCAGTGTCCCTTTCCCAGCCTTTAGCGTCCCATGTTTCTTATCCAGATACCAAAACCAGTTTAGCTCAATGGCACCAGGGACTTGGCCACCCATCCTCTTCTATTTTAAAAGCTGTTGTTTCTCAATTTTCATTACCATGTTTCAAAAACTCTTCTTTTGTTTCTCCTTGCAACGATTGTTTGCTTAATAAAACTCAACAACTTCCTTTTCATCAGAGTACAATTGTCTTTTCTCACCCTCTTGAATACATTTTTACAGACGTCTGGCAGTCTCCTGTTTTGTCCTCTTGTCCTAGGTGACCACTTCACTAGGTACACTTTGTTATTCCCTCTCACTAAAAAGTCAGACGTCAAAGCCATTTTCGAAACCTTCAAACCCATTGCAGAAACAAAGTTCAACACAAAAATCTGCAATCTTTACTCTAATAATGGCGGAGAGTTCATTGCTCTTCGTCAGTTTCTTGCAACCCACGGTATCTCTCACCTAACCACACCACCTCACACTCCACAACACAATGGCCTCTCCGAGCGTAAACACTGCCACGTTGTTGAAACTGGTCTCTCCCTTCTCTCAGCCGCTCATATGCCTTTCACATACTGGCCTTTTGCCTTTGCCACAGCTGTCTTTCTAATCAATCGTCTCCCCACGCCTATCCTCTCTAATATCTCACCTTTTCAAAAACTTTTTCACTCACCCCCAAACTACCAAAAGCTTCGTACATTTGGTTGTCTCTGTTACCCTTGGCTTCGTCCTTATGCGCCAAAAAAAATCCAAGACCGATCTCTCCCATGTATATTTGTTGGATACTCTTTGTCTCAGAGTGCTTATCAGTGTCTTGAACCTCTTTCTGGTCGTATATACATCTCTCGTCATGTACGATTCAATGAAACAGAGAAACCATTCCCTACCCTGACTAAGCCAAGTACCAGTAGCAATTCTAATCCTCCCGTCCCCTCTGAGTCCCCACATGTGACTGTTCTACCCTTTACGCTGCCACTCGTACAATCTTCTCCAGCGACTGTGAACACCGAACCCACGAGCTGCGATTCAACACCTGTAGTGCATTCGCCAACTGCAGTTGTAACACCAACACCAGCGACATCTTCTCAGTCTGAAACTGCACCTGACACTGCACTGCCTCCCTCTCCAGAACCACTTCCAGAGCCGACTGCCGCTCAGCCACAACCAGTTGAACCTCGACATTCTATGACTACACGCTCAAAGAACAACATCATCAAACCAGTTGTTCGATACAAACTGCCAATCTCCAAGCTGATCCACACTGGATTCCTTCGACGTGGCAGCATGCTATGAAACACAAGCACTGGCGTGATGCAATGTCAAGAGAATTTAACTCAACAACAGAGATTTGGACTTGAGATTTGGTTGCTGCATCTGAAAAGATGAATATTGTGGGTTGCCGTTGGGTGTTTACAATTAAGTATAACTCAGATGGTAGTATTGAGCGATACAAAGCTCGTATCGTCGCCAAAGGATATCATCAGCAACAAGGTGTTGATTATGAGGAAACCTTTAGCCCGGTAATTAAGTCGACAACCATCAGAATTGTTCTTGGCTTGGCTGTCAACAACGACTGACCTGTTAGACAAATAGACGTCAATACTGCCTTTCTGCAGGGTCATCTAAAAGAGGAGGTCTTTATGTCACAGCCACCAGGGTTCACGGATATGGATAGACTCGGTCATGTTTGTCGACTTCGCAAAGCCCTTTATGGCTTAAAACAAGCTCCTCGCGCTTGGTATTCTGAACTCAAAACCTATCTACTACAGTCTGGCTTCACCAACTCCTTGGCTGATACCTCTATGTTTATTTACAAGAACCACTCGAAGTTTGTCTATGTTCTGGTGTATGTCGATGATATACTAGTAACTAGGAGTGATCAGACACTTGCCCAAGCCGTCATCACATCTCTCTCCAATCGATTCTCTATTAAAGACATGGGGAACCTTAGCTACTTTTTTGGCATAGAGACACACGGAACATCGCAAGGACTCCACATGAAGCAAAGGAAATATATTGTTGATCTTCTTGTGAAGGCAAACATGCTGAATACGAAACCGGTGTCCACTCCACTTGCGAGTCATCCAAAGCTCACGCTTCAATCGGGTTCACCACTCTCAGACCCGCAAGAATATCGCAGGATCGTCGGAAGTCTCCAATATCTAGCACTGACTCGTCCAGATGTCTCTTATGCTGTTAATAAACTGTCCCAATTCATGCATTGCCCGACCACAGATCACTGGCAGGCTGTAAAACGAGTTCTACGCTACCTCTCTGGAACTCTGAATCATGGTATCTACCTACAGAAACAGAAACTCCCAACTCTCCACGCCTTTTCAGATGCAGACTGGACTGGAGACTCTGATGATTATGTGTCAACAAATGCCTACATCATCTTCCTTGGCTCTCAGCCTATCTCCTGGAATACGAAGAAGCAAAAAGGGGTTGCGCGATCTTCCACAGAAGCTGAGTACAGGGCAGTCGCTAACACTGCATCAGAAATCAGATGGATCGCTTCTCTCCTGCTCGAACTTGGCGTCCCGATTCCCACAGTTCCAACTGTGTACTGCGACAACATTGGAGCAACTTATCTTTGTGCCAATCCAGTGTTTCATACTCGAATGAAACATATAGCAATTGATTACCACTTTGTGTGCGGTCAGATATAGAATGGATTCCTTCGGGTTACTCATGTCTCGACGAAAGATCAATTAGCAGATGGCCTCACCCAACCACTTGCTCGAGCTCCTTTTCAGTTATCAAGGTCCAAGATTGGTGTTACTACAGCACCACCATCTTGAGAGGGCATGTTAAGTAAATAGATGATACCAAAAGGATCTCTTTGTAAATACTTATAAGTCTCAGTAGCCCTACATTGTAACTCTGTATAAATACGTTTTACATACTTAATAATATATTCATTCAGCCAATCGTATAAGTGGTGCAAATCTTGAATGGTAATTTGCAGCTTCCAGATAATCTACTTGGTATTGTCAAAGCTGAGAAGGTCAGAATGTGGTCCGAGACTTCTGAGAGAGTAGTTGATGTTCTGACATCACAGTGTTCTGTTGGTACCTTGGCGTTTACAGAACCTTTCACTGGACGTTGAAAGGTTACGTCAAGGCCCGTTGTGAAATAATATTAGATGTGTTGCTCTATAGATAATCTATGTTGTTCATTATATTGATTGTACCGTGTTGTTTATATTCTACTTAACTCGGCTGTAACATTGTGAATTTCTATATATTTGTTGATAAACATGATTTAATTTGCTCTTGGTTAAGCGCACCTTAGCATGAAATAGAACTGAGAACTGCTAAACGTGTGGCAGTGGTGCTATATCATTGGATTAATTAATTTATCTTTTTATAACAATGCTTATTGTATTTTGTACTAAACAGATGTCACCAACTGTATGCAGAGTCGACATTTAAAAATTTGATGTAGAATATTTGACTAGCTCTTTGTTTTTCCTATGAATCATGAATGTTTTGGACACCATTGACTCTGCAACCTGTAGCTTTCTGTCCTTAGGTATCTGCAGGTCTTGTCTAGTTCATGTTCTTTGTCTGAAGTCATTAGTTGACTTTTAAATGTTAAATTTTGATCTTTAATGTTATCTTCTTGTCACAACTCAGATTTTAAGAAAACGTCTTTCTCTGACCAGCTCTTTGATTATTACAATGACCTAACCTATGAATGATTTAGACACCATGTTAATCAATTGATTTTAAACTCTTTAAGTCTGCAAATCTGTATCTCTCTGGTTTAATTTATTGCAGATCTTTTGACTATGTTCATGTGTTTCGTGTATCTGAAGTCATTAGTTGACTTAATATATAATCTTATTTCCTTGCAACCCTCTCAGTTTACCAGTAATCATGTCTCGTAAACTCGATTGGTGGATGGTTATGCTGATCATTGCTCTGTCTAATACCAAGAACTCCCATTGCAAGCTGGTGTGGGAGGGCTCCATTGGGCTACTCAATGGTTTCACGTCGTTAACAAACACCAAGAAGCACGCCTTTGGTCAAGCCTTCGACGACGAGATACTTACTTTCAAGAATAACTTCACAAATGGTACCGTGCCTTCTTTCTCTGTCAGCTTCTTTTTTGCTATTGTCCCTGAGCATAAGCACAAAGGCTCTCATGGTATGGCCTTTGTGATCTCTCCCACTAGAGGGATTCCTGGTGCATCTGCTGATCAGTACCTTGGAATCTTTAACAAATCAAACAACGGTAACATCTCAAACCATATCATCGCTGTGGAGCTTGATATACATAAAGATGAAGAGTTTGGTGACGTTGATGATAACCACGTTGGTATCAACATTAATGGAATGAGATCTATTGACTCGCATCCTGCTGGTTATTATGATCAAGATGGTCAGTTCAGAAACCTTTCTTTGATCAGTGGAAAGCTACTCAGAGTCACGATTCTGTATAGCCAAGACAAGAAGCAGCTTAATGTCACCTTATCATCACCGGAAGAGGCTTATCACCCCGACAGGCCGCTTCTTTCACTGAACCAAGATCTGTCCCTATTTGTTTTGGAGAAAATGTATGTCGGCTTCTCAGCCTCAACGGGAATGGTTGGAGCAATGCATTACTTGTGGAGTCGGTTTTTCACATACGATCTTAATGTTCATGAACTAGACTTCCCTATACCGACGTTTCCTCCATATCCAAATCCAAAGTCTCAGGTGAAGCGGACTGTTATGGTGACCTTCTTGACAATTCTTCTCTTTATTGCGCTTGTTGCCTCAGCTTTAAGTATCTTCTTCTATAAGAAACACAAAATGGTAAAGGAGGTTTTAGAAGAATGGGAGATTCAGTGTGGTCCCCATAGGTTTTCTTACAAGGAACTCTTTAAAGCCACCAAGGGTTTCAGTGACAAACAACTCCTAGGTAAAGGAGGGTTTGGTCAGGTCTTCAAGGGCACACTTCCAGGTTCTGACACAGAGATTGCTGTTAAACGAATCTCGCATGATTCAAGACAAGGAATGCAGGAGTTCTTGGCAGAGATATCGACTATTGGTCGGCTTAGACATCAGAACCTAGTCAGGCTTCAGGGCTATTGTAGGTACAAAGAGCAGCTCTACTTGGTTTATGACTTTATGCCCAATGGAAGTCTTGACAAGTACCTCTACCGCAGAGGGAATCAAGAGCCACTCACTTGGAACCAACGTTTCAAGATCATCAAAGATGTTGCCTATGCACTCTGCTATCTTCATCATGAGTGGGGACAAGTTGTGATTCATAGAGACATCAAGCCGGCTAATGTCCTGATTGACCATCATATGGATGCAAGGCTTGGGGATTTCGGGTTGGCTAAGTTGTATGATCAGGGTTTTGTTCCACAAACATCTAGAGTAATTGGAACTATTGGGTATATAGCACCTGAGCTCATAAGAAGCGGAAGAGCAACCACAGGGACAGATGTATATGCCTTTGGGTTGTTTATGCTGGAAGTTTCTTGCGGTAGAAGGTTGATAGAGCCACGAGCACCCTCCAACGAGGCCGTCCTTGCTGAATGGACGTTAGAGTGCTGGGAAAGTGGAGATATTCTCGAGGCAGCTAGTGAAAGACTCCATGCAGAACAAGATAGAGAACAGGTGGAGCTTGTTATGAAACTGGGAGTGTTATGTTCACACGAGGTTGCAACAATTAGGCCGGACATGTCTAAGGTGATCAAGATCTTGAACTGTGATGTGCAGCTTCCAGATAATCTACTGGATATTGTCAAAGCCGAGAAGATCAGAGTGTGGTCTGAAATACCTGAGAGAGCATTTGATGGTTTGAATACACAAATGTCCATCGGTACCTTGACGCTTACGGAACCCTTTACCTCTCATGGACGCTGAGACGTGATGTCCAGGTCAGTCGTGCAATGATGTATGACGTGTTTGTGTTTTTAACATGAAAACATATGAAGTGTTGCTTTATAATATGTATTTGTATATTGTATTGTATTGAATGTATCGTTGCTTTATAAATATTTTATGTTGTTCATCGTATTAAAGTTATCGTTATCTGGTTCATTGCGAACTTTTTTTTTTTTTTTTTAATAATCCAGTATCCATCCGACCATTTTTGCGTGATCGACTAATCCACCGGGCCTAAGCCCATGCCATTACAAGATTTTTAAGCGTCCCCTAAAGGGTCCCTGGTTACGCGAAGTGGTCTGGAGGGCGAGAGGCAGCCCATGTAAAACCCCTCGTGGCCAACGCGAATCGAACCCGGGACCGTATCGGGGCCGAAGCTCCCTCAAGTACCACTAGGCCAACTCGAGTTGGTTGATTGCGAACTTCTTTATTTGTATATAAACATAATTTTTCATGTTGGTTCGGCTCACTATAGCACCAAACAAAAATGGGAGATGCTTTAACGTGCGCTGCTGCAACAAGAAATTGCGCAAACAATTAAGCATGGTGCAAGGTTGCTAGGTTTGTGACAGCTCTAGCTTGTTTTGAAGCTAGGAGTGTTTAAGTTCGCATAAGGCTGAAGAGGTTTAGACCGGATATGCCTACGGTGGTTAAGATCATGGACGGAGTTTCTGAGCTTCTTGATAACCTGCTCGATATTCTTAGAACTGAAAAGTTGGGGAAATGGTACGAGAAGTATGGAGTGTGCTTGATACGGAAATGACGATGGAGTCTGCAGGTAACTTCACAGTCAAGGAACAATGACTTCTGTCGTACGGTAAATGTGATTGTAGCTGACGTAAGATTTTTAACATGTGATGGTGTTACCTTTTCAAAAAAATTTCATGTTGTTGATTGTAATGAATGTATCGTATTTATTACTGTTCTTACTTTATACCGGCGGTGTGTTTATTACACATGTGACCTGAGAAGTACGTGTTTATGTGTTTACATTTATGTTGTAGTACTTGTTGTGTTTTCTTGCTTGCAAACTACTAGTAATTGAATAAATTTTGTATATTTTCAGCTGACCAATGGATTTAGTTTTGCTAATCAATATATATACTCCTTTTAATAGATTATTGGTATTGTAAAACTGGAAAGCACCAATCAGGATAATTAATTACTAACACATACTCCCAAAAAATTATTAAAACCTTAAACCAAATTAGTATTATAATCTTTCGTCGCGGTCTCTATGTCAAATCGTTGTGCTCTCTATGTAAAACGTTGTGCTGAAACTGGGAGAGCATATAATAAAGACATTCAATGATGCAGAGAGATGCAGAACCAAAGACCAAAGTACGGTCAATATTACTTTCATTTGCCAAGTGGGACATCCACGTGGAGAAGCAACGCCATTTGTCCCCTCATTTTCTCGTGGATTCTCACGCCCTAACATTGAATATTGCGAAATTAAATTTAAAAAATTAACATTTGTATTTTATTGACCTTTTACCCCTGTTAGATCTAATTCACAACTACAATTACACAAAGACATGTTTAAGAAATGAAATAAAGCCATCTAATAATCTTAGTATATCTTACCTAAGGAGCTCATAAGTCACATCTAATCATGTACTATATATTAAGCCAAGAAATAACCATCAAGTTGGAAGCATATAACATATTCTTTAGATCGCACAAATAAGCAAGTAAAACTAACTACATTTTCCAATTCGAAAATGTTTATCATAAAATTCAATTAATTAGCTATTGATATATAGTAGATATGATCACATGAATAAATACTATTTAGTATATACATTTATAAATTATATAGAGTAAATGATAGAGTCTTCGCTTCAAATATTAGTGTTAATTGTCATTTATCTTATAGAGAATACTAGAAAATTTACTAACATATGACAATATTAAATTTAAAAAATTCCAACTGCTCTAACGAAGTTATGTATCCATTGTTTCATTTTGACTATACAAAATAATTTTTTCGACATTGATAACTATACAAACAATTAAGAGTGGTAACCGATCGAATACTATCTTAATTTTAGTATTTATGATTTTTTTAGTATTTTACAAATATCTAAATTTATCTTTTGCTTCAGAAATATATGAATATCCAATTTTTCGTATTCAAAAAATATTTACGGATATATTATCTATTTTGTTCAATATAAAAAAATTAAATTAAATTTATTTTTATGATATAAAAGACAAATTAAATATTAGTAAAGCCATAATGTTTCGTAAATTTAGAAATTAACTAAATTTATCATAAAATATAAAATATAGAAAATTTGTAGTTTTTATAAAGATTTTATATTCCTTTCTTAATTAAATATTTTATAAGTAATTTTATAAATAAAATTATATGTTAGAAATCGATCACATAAAATTATATATATTTAATTGTAGATATATATTTATTTGAATAAAATTCGGAGGATAGCGAATATTTGACTCTAAATTTTTTAGTATTTGTATTTTTTTAATGGACGTTGATTTTTAATATTTTGTTATGCTCCGAAAACTTATGGATATTTAAATTTTATGGATCAAAATGAATAACAAATCAAATCATAATTAACGGATAAAATGTTTGGCTCTATAGACAATGTTGTGATGTAGAAGAAACTCGAGGGCAATTTAGATCAATGCTTAACAAAAAGAAAACGAATTTGATTTCTAAAAGAAATTTGTTTTAACACATAATATATGGCGTCATATTTCCATTTTAATTATTATTTATTTATTTCGTGACTCTTCTCTATCTCTCTCTCCTCAAGGGTAAAAGACTTCTTCCCTCGCCGCTGTTTATTCATCTATTCTGTGGACGAAACTCAACCTTTAAAAAGGAGTCCAACCAGAGATAGTGTGAGAGCATTAGCCTTAGAGAGAGAGAGAGAGCTCGCTTGTCTCTGAAAGAACCCACAAGAAAGATTATGGCATTGAAGCTTAACAACCCTTTGGCATCTCAGCCTTACAACTTCCCTTCCTCGGCTCGTCCGCCAATCTCTACTTTCAGATCTCCCAAGTTCCTCTGCCTCGCTTCTTCTTCTCCCGCTCTCAGCTCCAAGTCTGTCTCTTCCCCTCTCTCTCTCTCCCTCTTGTTTAAGGATGAGATGTGGTTCCTTGTTTCACTGTGTTTCTGGGTTCTTGCTTGCTTGTCGATTTCGGATCTTGATTTTCTTGATTCTAGCGTGGTCTTGATTACTCACATTGGATTAATCTATCAAATGGATGTGCTTTTTTTCAATCTTGGAATAGTGATTAAAGATGGGGCCAGCCTCTGATATTCTCTGTTTCTCAGGCCATTGATTCATTTAATGCTTTCATTCTCTTATTACACATCATCATAGCATTCTGAGATTGCTCCATGTATAAAGTCTTTGCCTTTACCATCATAATCATTCTGTTAAGATTAACAACATTTGCTAATGATCTTTAGATTCCTTAAGAGTCATTAAAGAATCTGACTTTCAACTAGCTTCTTTACTCAAATCCTGTTCTTCCCCCCTTGCCCAAATTTTCAACTTTTGATGTTTTTTTTTTATTTTCTGTGCATTGAGAGGAGATTCTTGAAACGTGTCACTTTTCGTCTGTTTTCTTTCTTCTTAAGTGAGAATACAACTTGCGTCTATGCATGCGTACTTCGTGGCCTCCTCTCTCTATAGTTTACGTCCAAAATGTCCTTTGATTTGTTTACTCTTTTTTTGCCTTTTTATCTTGTCTCTATCTGATCTTTATCTCTTGTCTCTTGTCTCTACCTTTCACCCCCTGCAAGTTTTTTTTTTTTTGCTTCACATTGCCAAGTGAATATTGAACTGCAAGATGGATTCATAGATGCATATATAACATCTGTTTAGAGATGTAGACATGAATGTTTATCCAAATGTGTTCTTGTCTCATCTGTGTGCATCAGAAATAAGACCTTTCATGTTTGTTTCAATGAAGTATAACTATATGCTGATGATGCCTCTCTTTTCTTATTATTGATGCAGGGAGGTTGAGAGTTTGAAGA
The DNA window shown above is from Brassica oleracea var. oleracea cultivar TO1000 chromosome C3, BOL, whole genome shotgun sequence and carries:
- the LOC106333792 gene encoding L-type lectin-domain containing receptor kinase V.4-like, producing the protein MSRKLDWWMVMLIIALSNTKNSHCKLVWEGSIGLLNGFTSLTNTKKHAFGQAFDDEILTFKNNFTNGTVPSFSVSFFFAIVPEHKHKGSHGMAFVISPTRGIPGASADQYLGIFNKSNNGNISNHIIAVELDIHKDEEFGDVDDNHVGININGMRSIDSHPAGYYDQDGQFRNLSLISGKLLRVTILYSQDKKQLNVTLSSPEEAYHPDRPLLSLNQDLSLFVLEKMYVGFSASTGMVGAMHYLWSRFFTYDLNVHELDFPIPTFPPYPNPKSQVKRTVMVTFLTILLFIALVASALSIFFYKKHKMVKEVLEEWEIQCGPHRFSYKELFKATKGFSDKQLLGKGGFGQVFKGTLPGSDTEIAVKRISHDSRQGMQEFLAEISTIGRLRHQNLVRLQGYCRYKEQLYLVYDFMPNGSLDKYLYRRGNQEPLTWNQRFKIIKDVAYALCYLHHEWGQVVIHRDIKPANVLIDHHMDARLGDFGLAKLYDQGFVPQTSRVIGTIGYIAPELIRSGRATTGTDVYAFGLFMLEVSCGRRLIEPRAPSNEAVLAEWTLECWESGDILEAASERLHAEQDREQVELVMKLGVLCSHEVATIRPDMSKVIKILNCDVQLPDNLLDIVKAEKIRVWSEIPERAFDGLNTQMSIGTLTLTEPFTSHGR